The following are encoded together in the Nitrosopumilus sp. b3 genome:
- the tuf gene encoding translation elongation factor EF-1 subunit alpha: MADKPHLNLIVTGHIDNGKSTTMGHFLMDLGVVDERTIAAHGAESEKTGKGDTFKYAWVMDNIKDERERGITIDLAFQKFESPKYFFTLIDAPGHRDFIKNMITGASEADAAILVLSAKEGETDTAIAAGGQAREHAFLLKTLGVSQLIVAINKMDAVEYKEDAFKAAKEKGEKLVKSVGYKLENVPFIPVSGWKGDNLVKKTENMPWYSGKTLLEAFDDFTVTEKPVGKPLRVPIQDVYTITGVGTVPVGRVETGIMKANQKIIVMPSGAQGEIKSIETHHTEMPSAEAGDNIGFNLRGIEKKDIKRGDVLGTPDAPPNVAKEFKAQIIVIHHPTAIAPGYTPVMHAHTAQVAATVTEFLQKINPATGAVEEENPKFLKVGDSAIVKIRPVRPTCIETFQEFPEMGRFALRDMGATIAAGIVKEITEEYKP, from the coding sequence ATGGCAGATAAACCCCACTTGAACCTGATTGTTACAGGACATATTGATAATGGAAAATCAACTACTATGGGTCATTTTTTGATGGATCTTGGAGTTGTAGATGAAAGAACTATTGCAGCTCACGGTGCAGAATCCGAGAAGACCGGAAAAGGTGACACCTTCAAGTATGCATGGGTAATGGATAATATTAAAGACGAAAGAGAAAGAGGAATTACAATCGATTTAGCTTTCCAAAAGTTTGAGTCTCCAAAGTACTTCTTTACTTTGATTGACGCTCCTGGTCACAGGGACTTTATTAAAAACATGATTACAGGCGCTTCTGAAGCAGATGCCGCTATCTTAGTACTTTCTGCAAAAGAAGGTGAAACTGACACTGCAATTGCAGCAGGTGGACAAGCAAGAGAACACGCATTCTTGCTCAAGACACTCGGTGTAAGCCAACTAATTGTTGCAATCAACAAGATGGATGCAGTTGAATACAAAGAAGACGCATTCAAAGCAGCCAAAGAGAAAGGCGAAAAATTAGTAAAATCTGTAGGTTACAAACTAGAGAACGTACCATTCATTCCAGTTTCTGGATGGAAAGGCGATAACTTGGTTAAGAAAACCGAGAACATGCCATGGTACTCTGGTAAAACACTACTTGAAGCATTTGATGACTTTACAGTAACTGAGAAACCAGTTGGTAAACCACTACGTGTACCAATTCAAGACGTTTACACCATTACAGGTGTTGGTACAGTTCCAGTAGGTAGAGTTGAAACTGGTATCATGAAAGCTAACCAAAAAATCATTGTCATGCCATCTGGCGCACAAGGTGAAATCAAATCAATTGAGACTCACCACACAGAAATGCCATCTGCAGAAGCAGGTGATAACATTGGTTTTAACCTCAGAGGTATTGAAAAGAAAGATATCAAGAGAGGCGATGTACTTGGAACTCCTGATGCACCACCAAATGTTGCAAAAGAATTCAAAGCACAAATCATTGTAATTCATCACCCAACAGCAATTGCACCTGGTTACACTCCAGTAATGCACGCACACACAGCACAAGTCGCAGCAACTGTTACTGAGTTCCTCCAAAAGATTAACCCAGCAACTGGTGCAGTTGAGGAAGAAAATCCAAAGTTCCTCAAAGTTGGTGACTCAGCAATTGTTAAAATCAGACCGGTTAGACCAACTTGTATTGAAACATTCCAAGAATTCCCTGAGATGGGTAGATTCGCCCTGAGAGACATGGGCGCAACTATCGCAGCAGGAATTGTAAAGGAAATTACCGAAGAGTACAAACCATAG
- the rpsJ gene encoding 30S ribosomal protein S10, with amino-acid sequence MTQTARVKLTSTSLPKLDGVCGEIMGIGKKTGVKVKGPTPLPVKRLHVATRKSPCGSGTETYEKWEMKMHRRIININADDKAIRQLMRLKIPDDVYIELSLT; translated from the coding sequence ATGACTCAAACCGCCCGTGTCAAACTCACATCAACCAGTCTACCAAAATTGGATGGTGTTTGTGGGGAAATAATGGGTATTGGTAAAAAAACTGGCGTTAAAGTCAAAGGTCCAACTCCACTTCCAGTAAAAAGATTACACGTTGCAACTAGAAAATCTCCTTGCGGCAGCGGTACTGAAACTTATGAGAAATGGGAGATGAAGATGCACCGAAGAATAATCAACATCAACGCTGATGATAAAGCTATACGACAACTAATGAGACTAAAGATTCCTGATGACGTTTACATTGAACTGTCTTTGACATAA
- a CDS encoding RNA polymerase Rbp10, whose amino-acid sequence MINMVEENFDEEIEETPVETFEVNYSCLRCGTSVSNTELSRLPEIKCICGFRVFTKVRPPVVKTVKAI is encoded by the coding sequence ATGATAAACATGGTTGAAGAAAATTTTGATGAAGAAATAGAAGAGACTCCTGTTGAGACATTTGAAGTAAATTACTCTTGTCTGCGATGTGGAACATCTGTTTCAAACACTGAGCTATCGAGATTGCCTGAAATCAAATGTATTTGTGGATTCAGAGTCTTTACCAAAGTAAGACCACCAGTAGTTAAAACTGTTAAAGCAATCTAA
- a CDS encoding C2H2-type zinc finger protein, giving the protein MGLFKKIKCEKCDKKFSKQEEMMNHIQIIHGKDLQYDCKECNKFFSNMEDMRTHLQREHSYKKDR; this is encoded by the coding sequence TTGGGATTATTTAAAAAAATTAAATGCGAAAAATGTGACAAAAAATTTTCAAAGCAAGAAGAGATGATGAACCACATACAAATTATTCATGGCAAGGATTTACAGTATGATTGCAAAGAATGTAACAAATTTTTCTCAAACATGGAAGACATGAGGACACACCTACAAAGAGAACACAGTTACAAAAAAGACAGATAG
- a CDS encoding TIGR00725 family protein: MVKKRQILVIGHNTNGCTPEHEKIAYDVGFEIAKSNSVLICGGLGGVMTAAAHGASDGGGLTIGIIPQNDPSMANEFCDVVIPTGMGLARDFLNALSADGVIIIGGGSGTLSETTAAYMYKKPLVAIRNLGGPVSPFIDGYIDQRKNVKIIGVDTAQEAVSKILELITA, from the coding sequence GTGGTAAAGAAAAGACAGATCCTAGTTATTGGTCATAATACCAATGGTTGTACTCCTGAGCATGAAAAAATTGCATATGATGTTGGCTTTGAAATTGCAAAATCAAACTCTGTTCTGATTTGTGGTGGATTGGGGGGCGTTATGACAGCAGCAGCTCATGGTGCAAGTGATGGTGGCGGTTTGACCATAGGGATAATTCCACAAAATGACCCCTCTATGGCAAATGAATTCTGTGATGTCGTAATACCTACAGGAATGGGATTGGCCCGTGATTTTCTTAATGCACTAAGTGCAGATGGTGTAATAATAATTGGTGGGGGTTCTGGGACGCTATCTGAAACAACTGCTGCATATATGTACAAAAAACCTCTTGTTGCAATTAGAAATTTGGGTGGACCTGTTTCACCATTCATTGATGGCTATATTGATCAGAGAAAAAATGTCAAAATCATTGGAGTCGATACTGCTCAAGAGGCAGTAAGTAAAATTTTAGAATTAATTACTGCATAG
- a CDS encoding 3-hydroxyacyl-CoA dehydrogenase, with protein MAIKNITVLGSGVMGHGIAQVSATAGYNVVLRDIKQEFLDKAMEKIKWSLDKLVSKEKISKEESDSIFARIKPVVDLAEAVKDAELVIEVVPEIMDLKKTVYAELDEVAAPEVIFASNTSTLPITEIANTTSRPEKFIGIHFFNPPQLMKLVEVIPGEKTSQEITDLTQDYVKSVNKVSVLCRKDVPGFIINRLFIPMVHEACFVKDRTGATLEEIDSAVKFKLGFPMGIFELADFTGMDVIHKATVEMHLRDKKVIKPHPLVEKMFDEKKLGQKSGEGFYKYSDDKYERVELSEELAKKYNPIQLVANILNNAAWLVSNGASDIEEIEKAAQLGLGLKKPLFETAKDIGIKNIVDELNKLALKHGEFYKPDSLLVSMQ; from the coding sequence GTGGCAATTAAAAATATCACAGTTTTGGGTTCCGGAGTTATGGGACATGGAATAGCACAGGTCTCAGCAACTGCGGGATACAATGTTGTTTTGAGAGATATCAAACAAGAGTTTTTGGATAAAGCAATGGAGAAAATTAAATGGAGTTTAGACAAACTAGTATCAAAAGAAAAGATTTCAAAAGAAGAGAGTGATTCGATTTTTGCAAGGATAAAACCAGTAGTAGATTTAGCAGAGGCAGTCAAAGATGCAGAGTTGGTAATTGAAGTAGTACCAGAAATTATGGATTTAAAGAAAACAGTTTATGCAGAATTGGACGAAGTTGCAGCACCCGAAGTAATCTTTGCATCAAATACCAGTACATTACCAATTACTGAAATTGCAAACACCACATCACGTCCAGAAAAATTCATAGGAATTCATTTTTTTAATCCACCTCAGCTTATGAAATTAGTTGAGGTGATTCCAGGAGAAAAAACATCTCAAGAAATTACTGATTTAACTCAAGACTATGTAAAGTCTGTAAACAAAGTGTCAGTACTATGCAGAAAAGATGTTCCAGGATTTATTATAAACAGATTATTCATCCCAATGGTTCACGAAGCTTGTTTTGTCAAGGATAGAACTGGAGCAACGCTTGAAGAAATAGATTCAGCTGTAAAGTTCAAGCTAGGATTCCCAATGGGCATATTTGAGTTGGCAGACTTTACTGGAATGGATGTAATCCACAAAGCAACAGTTGAGATGCATCTACGAGACAAAAAAGTAATCAAACCACACCCACTTGTAGAAAAAATGTTTGATGAGAAAAAACTAGGACAGAAATCAGGTGAAGGGTTTTACAAATATTCAGATGACAAATATGAAAGAGTGGAACTATCTGAAGAACTAGCAAAAAAATACAATCCAATTCAACTTGTTGCAAACATACTAAACAATGCAGCATGGCTGGTATCAAATGGTGCAAGCGATATTGAGGAAATTGAAAAGGCAGCTCAGCTGGGATTGGGATTGAAAAAGCCATTGTTTGAAACTGCAAAAGATATCGGCATCAAAAATATTGTCGACGAATTAAACAAACTAGCATTAAAGCATGGAGAGTTTTACAAACCAGATTCATTACTAGTATCTATGCAGTAG
- a CDS encoding multicopper oxidase domain-containing protein, protein MTKSRTSLMLIALSATFVVSLSFGLFQESEAAKGHGVGLPEIGSNKVCGDRLCSEPATSSYKETSVQTSSDNSLQTSECENNEGKTRTYYIAADEVEWDYAPLGINQMKGQEFNEDENVFVENSSDRIGSTYIKALYREYTDDTFSKLKPRSSEWQHLGTLGPMIHAEVCDTIKVVFKNNSEELDYSVHPHGVFYDKDSEGAEYNDGTSIGNKSDGIVSPGQTHTYEWEVPERAGPGPNDPSSIIWMYHSHVDSPMDTNSGLVGPMVVTSKGMADSDGRPMDVDREMVSLFTVSDENSSNYLCDNLERFTEETCDNEELVGDDDFAESNLMHGINGYVYGNLPGQTLQKGEHVRWYLIGMGTEVDLHTPHWHGNTVLWNGMRVDVMELMPASLKTVDFIPDNVGTWMFHCHVNDHISAGMMSLFKVI, encoded by the coding sequence ATGACTAAATCAAGAACATCTCTTATGCTAATTGCATTATCTGCTACATTTGTAGTATCCCTGTCCTTTGGTTTATTTCAAGAAAGTGAAGCTGCTAAAGGTCATGGGGTTGGATTGCCAGAAATTGGCTCAAACAAAGTTTGTGGTGACAGACTGTGCTCTGAGCCTGCAACAAGTTCTTACAAGGAAACTTCAGTTCAAACTTCATCAGATAATTCTTTACAAACCAGTGAATGTGAAAACAATGAAGGTAAAACACGTACCTATTACATTGCTGCAGATGAAGTAGAATGGGATTATGCTCCTTTGGGAATTAATCAGATGAAAGGACAAGAGTTTAATGAAGATGAAAATGTATTTGTAGAAAATTCTTCAGATAGAATTGGTAGTACATACATCAAGGCATTATATCGTGAATACACTGATGATACATTTTCAAAACTTAAACCACGTTCTTCTGAATGGCAACATCTTGGAACATTAGGTCCGATGATTCATGCTGAAGTATGTGATACCATCAAAGTTGTATTCAAAAACAATTCTGAAGAACTAGACTATTCTGTTCATCCACACGGAGTCTTTTATGATAAAGATTCAGAAGGTGCTGAATACAATGATGGAACTTCTATTGGTAACAAATCTGATGGTATTGTTTCTCCAGGCCAAACTCATACTTATGAGTGGGAAGTACCTGAACGTGCAGGTCCTGGACCAAATGATCCAAGTTCAATAATTTGGATGTATCATTCACATGTTGATTCTCCAATGGATACCAATTCAGGACTTGTTGGTCCAATGGTTGTAACATCTAAAGGTATGGCTGATTCAGATGGTAGACCCATGGATGTGGACCGAGAAATGGTAAGTCTCTTTACAGTTTCTGATGAAAATTCTAGCAATTATCTATGTGATAATTTAGAAAGATTCACCGAAGAAACTTGTGATAATGAAGAGTTAGTTGGAGATGATGATTTTGCTGAAAGTAATCTCATGCATGGAATTAATGGATATGTCTATGGTAATCTTCCAGGACAAACACTTCAAAAAGGTGAACATGTACGTTGGTACCTAATTGGTATGGGAACTGAAGTAGATTTACACACACCACATTGGCATGGAAACACTGTCTTGTGGAATGGAATGAGAGTTGATGTTATGGAGTTAATGCCAGCAAGTCTAAAGACTGTTGATTTTATTCCAGACAATGTGGGAACATGGATGTTCCATTGTCACGTCAATGATCATATTTCTGCAGGAATGATGTCACTTTTCAAAGTGATCTAA
- a CDS encoding HIT family protein, whose amino-acid sequence MDCIFCKIVSGEIPAKLLQETDNSISFLDAFPVAKGHVLVIPKNHHQKIQDLSEKENTDLFLLVHTMISKVDSITGSTLLAVHNGKDAGQEIPHVHVHLVPRSRDDSAGAIHSMFDGTVKLSDSEIDELYDKLKI is encoded by the coding sequence ATGGATTGTATTTTCTGTAAAATTGTTTCAGGGGAAATTCCTGCAAAACTTCTCCAAGAAACTGATAATTCAATATCCTTTTTGGATGCATTTCCAGTTGCAAAGGGACATGTACTTGTTATTCCAAAGAACCATCACCAAAAGATTCAGGATTTGAGTGAAAAAGAAAATACTGATTTATTTTTGCTTGTGCATACGATGATATCCAAGGTTGATTCTATTACTGGCTCCACTTTGCTTGCAGTGCATAATGGTAAAGATGCAGGACAAGAAATCCCACATGTACATGTACATCTAGTTCCACGAAGTAGAGATGATTCGGCAGGTGCAATACATTCTATGTTTGATGGAACTGTAAAACTGTCTGATTCTGAAATTGATGAACTGTATGATAAATTGAAAATCTAA
- a CDS encoding DnaJ domain-containing protein produces the protein MNAYQAIKVLNVNQDSSQDEIKAAYRKLALELHPDKNKEIQSDSEFKKVTEAYNFLKKNPNNSRYSPNQKTETKPNPQQRYKKKPQWGAPDDGSIPEQDWGKYTREFEEGDPDFWKEYERKFWEDYNARVRPDGRNGEYEKAKEPKKQPNLFVDVDESRCIGCCSCEIIAPDVFEINKKSKSNPKSSVINQKGAGVNKIMNAAETCPTKAIIVENSDTKEKLFPY, from the coding sequence GTGAACGCATATCAGGCAATCAAAGTTTTGAATGTGAATCAAGATTCATCACAAGATGAGATCAAAGCAGCATATAGAAAGCTGGCACTAGAGTTGCATCCAGATAAAAATAAAGAGATACAATCAGATTCAGAGTTTAAAAAAGTCACAGAGGCCTATAATTTTTTAAAGAAAAATCCTAATAATTCCAGATATTCGCCAAATCAAAAAACAGAAACTAAACCCAACCCCCAACAAAGATACAAGAAAAAACCCCAGTGGGGAGCACCAGATGATGGTAGTATACCAGAGCAAGATTGGGGAAAGTATACTCGTGAATTTGAAGAAGGGGATCCGGATTTCTGGAAAGAGTATGAAAGAAAGTTCTGGGAAGATTACAATGCACGAGTTCGTCCTGACGGAAGAAATGGAGAGTATGAAAAAGCCAAAGAACCAAAAAAACAGCCAAACCTATTTGTCGATGTAGATGAAAGTCGTTGTATCGGATGCTGCAGTTGTGAGATTATTGCACCAGATGTTTTTGAAATTAACAAGAAAAGTAAATCAAATCCAAAATCATCTGTAATCAATCAGAAAGGTGCCGGAGTAAATAAAATAATGAATGCTGCTGAAACGTGTCCAACAAAAGCAATCATCGTAGAGAATTCAGATACTAAAGAAAAACTATTCCCTTATTAG
- a CDS encoding cupin domain-containing protein, producing MSVQKNSEIQSIQGNEGTKIKQYFHPHNTLNGINYSIAQFTLESGKRSRLHKLKSSEIYYILEGNAILTVDEEELNLQKDDSVYIAPNSKQFIKNAGSEDLRFLCIVEPAWKAEDEVFLD from the coding sequence ATGTCAGTTCAAAAAAATTCAGAGATTCAGTCAATCCAAGGAAATGAAGGAACAAAGATAAAACAATATTTTCATCCACATAATACACTAAACGGAATTAACTATAGTATAGCACAATTTACTTTAGAGTCAGGAAAACGATCTAGACTTCACAAACTAAAATCATCAGAAATTTACTATATTTTAGAAGGCAATGCAATTCTTACTGTAGATGAAGAGGAACTTAATCTTCAAAAAGATGATTCAGTATATATCGCTCCAAATTCCAAACAATTCATAAAGAATGCAGGATCCGAGGATTTGAGATTTTTGTGTATTGTAGAGCCTGCATGGAAAGCAGAAGACGAAGTCTTTCTAGATTAA
- a CDS encoding cupin domain-containing protein, translating to MKKTNITGTGDQRKVNPDWFTGKTWMKILSEKIKSKDQDIYHVHFEKGSRTKIHQHDGNQVLIAVKGKGSLEIFKKYGTSKSNFKIKRTERITLNEGDIVHIPAKVLHTHGSIDKKKPFSHIAINILSKKNKPYKTTWYESDFKSSVTKII from the coding sequence ATGAAAAAAACAAACATTACTGGTACAGGGGATCAACGTAAGGTAAACCCAGACTGGTTTACAGGTAAAACATGGATGAAGATATTATCTGAAAAGATAAAATCAAAAGATCAAGACATCTACCATGTTCATTTTGAGAAAGGTTCTAGAACAAAAATTCATCAGCATGATGGAAATCAAGTCTTAATTGCAGTAAAGGGGAAGGGGAGTCTTGAGATTTTCAAAAAATATGGCACATCAAAAAGTAATTTCAAAATCAAACGAACTGAAAGAATTACTCTAAACGAGGGAGATATTGTGCACATTCCAGCCAAAGTACTCCATACTCATGGCTCAATTGACAAGAAAAAACCATTCTCTCATATTGCAATAAACATTTTATCAAAAAAGAACAAGCCGTACAAGACTACATGGTATGAGTCTGATTTCAAATCTAGTGTTACAAAGATCATTTAG
- a CDS encoding SHOCT domain-containing protein: MAATKKTKPKSKKGGYIDKFLKKADEAIQEGIKKADEALDEAVELGELTAKQASKASKEFTTKAKKESELLQKKSLEKINEGLSSAKKLGANSREDLNMLEKLAELRKAGILTEKEFREKKTKILSRI; this comes from the coding sequence ATGGCAGCAACAAAGAAAACTAAACCAAAATCAAAAAAAGGTGGGTATATCGATAAATTCCTTAAAAAAGCTGATGAGGCAATCCAGGAAGGAATCAAAAAAGCAGATGAAGCTCTAGATGAGGCAGTAGAGTTAGGAGAGTTAACTGCAAAACAAGCTTCAAAGGCAAGCAAGGAATTCACCACTAAAGCAAAAAAAGAAAGCGAGTTATTACAAAAAAAGAGTTTAGAAAAAATTAACGAGGGATTATCATCTGCAAAGAAATTAGGTGCAAATTCCAGAGAAGATTTGAACATGCTTGAAAAACTAGCAGAGTTGCGAAAGGCAGGCATTCTTACTGAAAAAGAATTCAGAGAAAAGAAAACAAAGATTTTGAGTAGAATATAA
- a CDS encoding tetratricopeptide repeat protein: protein MGLFGGKENVEDLLYNAMSLMEKNQPKGAISLLNKVLKQEPKNTSALFNKGLALNQVKKYSDAITCFDKLLAINPKDAQAYNNKGIASAELGNIQGAAECYDKAIDADPKYAASFFNKGVLLDKLKEHEEALDALEKAILIEPRKPNAMVYKGIVLGKMKRHEEALNCFQNICKKYPNNQDAFFQKGVQLAELGQHEKALDVFDDILKKFKDNVNVIYAKSRSNAALEKYPESLELLKQAVAKNPKVIRSWAKEEPIFEKLHSNEQFRKLVKI, encoded by the coding sequence ATGGGCTTATTTGGAGGAAAAGAAAACGTAGAAGATTTGCTATACAACGCAATGTCACTAATGGAGAAGAATCAACCAAAGGGTGCAATCTCACTATTAAACAAAGTCCTAAAACAAGAACCAAAAAACACATCAGCATTATTTAACAAAGGATTGGCACTCAACCAGGTAAAAAAATACAGTGATGCAATAACATGTTTTGATAAATTGCTTGCAATCAACCCCAAAGACGCCCAAGCTTACAACAACAAGGGAATTGCATCAGCTGAATTAGGCAACATACAAGGAGCTGCTGAATGCTATGATAAGGCAATTGATGCTGACCCAAAATATGCTGCATCTTTTTTTAACAAAGGAGTGCTACTAGACAAACTAAAAGAGCATGAAGAGGCATTAGATGCTTTAGAAAAAGCTATTCTAATTGAGCCAAGAAAGCCAAATGCAATGGTCTACAAGGGAATTGTTCTAGGCAAGATGAAAAGACATGAAGAGGCATTAAACTGCTTTCAGAATATCTGTAAAAAATATCCAAACAACCAAGATGCATTTTTTCAAAAAGGAGTTCAATTAGCAGAACTAGGACAACATGAAAAAGCATTAGATGTATTTGACGATATTCTAAAAAAATTCAAAGATAATGTAAATGTTATTTATGCAAAATCAAGAAGCAATGCAGCATTAGAGAAATATCCTGAATCACTAGAACTTCTAAAACAAGCTGTTGCAAAAAATCCCAAAGTAATTCGTTCATGGGCAAAAGAAGAGCCCATCTTTGAGAAACTACACAGTAATGAACAATTCAGAAAATTAGTTAAAATTTAA
- a CDS encoding aminotransferase class III-fold pyridoxal phosphate-dependent enzyme produces the protein MVLDYTKEYKKKTPQSAKLFAKSAKLHVNGVSHNIRYYEPYPFVVKSSAGKNLVDADSNKYTDYWMGHWSLILGHGQKNVKDSIKKQIEKSWMYGTVNEQTILLSELISKNVPVAEKIRYVTSGTEATMYAVRLARSVTGKKIIAKIDGGWHGYTSDLLKSVNWPFTESESSGVVNEEKIVSIPYNDLENSLSVLKKHAKDLAGVIIEPVLGGGGCIPADADYLKGIQEFCKKNNSLFILDEIVTGFRFRFGCLYPTMKLDPDIVTLGKIVGGGMAIGVMCGKKEIMEYADTTGKKKSERSYVGGGTFSANPTSMASGFATLSVLKNNKSIHSTINELGDYVRKELTKVFDGKVIVSGKGSLFMTHFVKNGITEITNATQASKCDTRSLHAYHFKMLAHDGIFFLPGKLGAISYAHTKADIKKMIEATNDYL, from the coding sequence TTGGTTTTGGATTATACAAAAGAGTACAAGAAAAAGACTCCACAGTCTGCAAAATTATTTGCAAAGTCAGCAAAGCTTCACGTGAATGGTGTAAGTCATAACATAAGATATTATGAGCCATATCCATTTGTCGTAAAATCATCTGCAGGGAAGAATCTTGTCGATGCTGATTCCAACAAATATACTGATTACTGGATGGGTCACTGGAGTCTGATTTTGGGACACGGACAAAAAAATGTCAAAGACTCTATAAAAAAACAGATTGAGAAAAGCTGGATGTATGGGACAGTAAATGAGCAGACAATATTACTATCAGAATTAATTTCCAAAAATGTTCCAGTAGCTGAAAAGATTCGCTATGTCACATCAGGGACTGAAGCTACAATGTATGCAGTAAGACTTGCACGCTCTGTTACTGGGAAAAAAATTATTGCAAAGATTGATGGTGGATGGCATGGATACACTTCTGACTTGCTAAAGTCAGTTAACTGGCCGTTTACAGAGTCTGAAAGTTCAGGAGTTGTTAATGAAGAGAAGATTGTTTCAATTCCTTACAATGATTTGGAAAACTCACTTTCTGTTTTGAAAAAACATGCAAAAGATTTGGCAGGTGTAATTATAGAGCCGGTGTTAGGTGGGGGAGGATGCATTCCTGCTGATGCAGATTATCTAAAAGGGATTCAAGAGTTTTGCAAGAAAAACAATTCATTGTTTATTTTAGATGAGATAGTTACAGGTTTTAGATTTCGCTTTGGATGTCTGTATCCTACAATGAAACTTGATCCTGACATTGTTACACTAGGAAAGATTGTTGGCGGCGGCATGGCAATTGGTGTGATGTGTGGGAAAAAGGAAATCATGGAGTATGCAGATACCACTGGAAAGAAAAAATCTGAACGCAGCTACGTTGGTGGCGGAACGTTTTCTGCAAATCCAACATCAATGGCATCAGGATTTGCAACACTTTCTGTTTTGAAAAACAACAAGTCAATTCATTCTACAATTAATGAGTTAGGAGATTATGTAAGAAAGGAACTAACCAAAGTGTTTGATGGCAAAGTAATAGTATCTGGTAAGGGCTCTTTGTTTATGACACATTTTGTGAAAAACGGAATTACAGAAATCACTAATGCTACTCAAGCCTCAAAATGCGATACTAGATCATTGCACGCTTATCACTTTAAGATGCTAGCCCATGATGGAATCTTCTTTTTACCTGGAAAGCTAGGCGCAATATCATATGCCCATACAAAGGCAGACATCAAGAAGATGATTGAAGCTACAAATGATTATTTGTAA